In Priestia megaterium NBRC 15308 = ATCC 14581, the following proteins share a genomic window:
- a CDS encoding hemolysin family protein: MGDLPLNQMMILVVLLMLSAFFSSAETAFSSVNKIRLKHYAEKKYRGSKKALHIAEHFEQTLSTILVGNVVVNIAASSLAAKIALDMFKGNLALVISIIVMTIIILIFGEVLPKSLAKEHAESFALMISSLLFIIIKLLTPISFLFLQVKKGTYHLLTSAPTPTITEDEIKVMVDLSEEEGTINNIEKELVHRSLNFNDIVVGQILKPRIDVTAVDVNADIDSVCQMFLEERYSRVPVYEDHIDNIIGILSEREFLTCLIQRKKISIRDLLRQPIFVVESMKISVLLPELQKSKVHMAIVVDEFGGTAGLVTLEDILEEIVGEIWDEHDEAVKYVHQIGEKEYEFNADIPIDEFLTYIAVSSPDSTCHTLGGWIYEQFDHIPAKGDFFSYEEILFTIKEVENRRIRKVSVKSFGNKNEEAD; encoded by the coding sequence TTGGGAGACTTGCCTCTGAATCAAATGATGATACTAGTCGTTTTGCTTATGTTATCAGCTTTCTTTTCATCTGCTGAGACAGCCTTTTCAAGCGTAAATAAAATTCGTTTAAAACATTACGCTGAGAAAAAATATCGGGGAAGTAAAAAAGCGCTGCATATTGCTGAACACTTTGAGCAGACGCTATCGACAATTTTAGTAGGAAATGTTGTCGTAAACATTGCTGCGTCCTCTTTGGCAGCTAAAATTGCCCTCGATATGTTTAAAGGAAACCTAGCACTTGTGATTAGTATCATTGTTATGACCATCATCATTTTGATTTTTGGTGAAGTCTTGCCAAAATCGTTAGCTAAAGAGCATGCCGAATCTTTTGCGCTGATGATTTCTTCCTTGTTATTTATTATTATTAAATTGTTAACCCCGATTTCCTTCTTATTTTTACAGGTAAAAAAAGGAACTTATCACTTGTTAACGTCTGCTCCTACACCAACGATTACAGAAGATGAAATTAAAGTGATGGTAGATTTAAGCGAAGAAGAAGGAACGATTAATAATATTGAAAAAGAGCTAGTTCATCGTTCACTCAATTTTAATGACATTGTGGTGGGGCAAATTTTAAAACCTAGAATAGATGTCACAGCAGTTGACGTAAATGCCGATATTGATTCGGTTTGTCAAATGTTTCTTGAAGAGAGATATTCAAGAGTCCCTGTATATGAAGATCATATTGATAATATTATTGGCATTTTATCAGAAAGAGAATTTTTAACCTGTTTAATCCAAAGAAAAAAGATTTCTATTCGTGATTTGTTGAGACAACCTATTTTTGTAGTAGAATCCATGAAAATATCTGTTCTATTGCCAGAGCTCCAAAAAAGTAAGGTGCACATGGCAATTGTAGTTGATGAGTTTGGTGGAACGGCCGGTCTTGTGACCTTAGAGGATATATTAGAAGAAATTGTAGGAGAGATTTGGGATGAACATGATGAAGCTGTTAAGTATGTACACCAGATAGGGGAAAAGGAGTACGAATTTAACGCCGACATCCCTATTGATGAATTTTTAACCTATATAGCGGTTAGTTCTCCTGACAGTACGTGCCATACCTTAGGGGGATGGATATATGAGCAGTTTGATCATATCCCTGCTAAAGGAGACTTTTTCTCATATGAAGAGATATTGTTTACCATTAAGGAAGTAGAAAATCGACGTATTCGCAAAGTTTCCGTAAAATCATTTGGGAATAAGAATGAGGAAGCTGATTAA
- a CDS encoding YheC/YheD family protein: MNTFTISLKPLENHMSSDIYISSALFSHVKCKHEFTLTVGSITKEVEATVFQHRECCFMMSEALFTDFRFPYEAHQLRGIYEENTFRLGPVISIVTEVREDEELFGSISVFCKEFVQACKELGCFCYVSKLSDVKSLSPKGYVYRADRWVYSDVPFPGIVHNRIHARKTEQTADFQTFKTFLKEHDVPFFNARYLNKWTVFQQLKDVVHLLPYLPKTYQLRSRQDLLDALELHDDVFLKPVHGSQGKNIFKISKKEKYILDYTTFTQTYEKEYESLYDLFETLYSQLKRQGFLIQEGISLQTYKQCPFDFRILCHKKDDLTWKITSIVTRVSKPGNFVSNLARGGDIHPPQQVLTQLYDSKTTRHILSLLKEIAIEICTQLSHPSELYAEFGIDLAIDQEGKPWIIEVNVKPSKQSDSSAFSVRPSTKALLDYCLHATNFQFPKEDL; the protein is encoded by the coding sequence ATGAATACTTTTACCATTTCTCTAAAACCACTAGAGAACCATATGAGCAGCGACATTTACATTAGTTCTGCTCTGTTCTCCCATGTGAAGTGCAAGCACGAGTTTACGTTAACAGTAGGCTCCATTACGAAAGAAGTCGAAGCCACCGTTTTTCAGCATCGAGAATGCTGTTTCATGATGTCAGAAGCTCTATTTACAGACTTTCGCTTTCCGTATGAAGCACATCAGCTGAGAGGCATTTATGAAGAGAACACGTTTAGGTTGGGACCCGTCATTAGCATCGTAACAGAAGTTCGAGAAGATGAAGAACTCTTTGGCTCCATTTCTGTATTTTGTAAGGAATTTGTTCAAGCTTGCAAGGAGTTAGGGTGTTTTTGCTATGTGAGTAAATTAAGCGACGTGAAGTCATTATCCCCTAAAGGATATGTTTATCGCGCTGATCGATGGGTTTATTCAGACGTTCCCTTTCCTGGAATCGTACACAATCGGATTCATGCCAGGAAAACGGAGCAAACCGCTGATTTTCAAACCTTTAAAACATTTTTAAAAGAACATGACGTTCCTTTCTTTAACGCACGCTACTTAAATAAATGGACGGTTTTTCAACAGCTTAAAGATGTCGTACACTTGCTTCCATATTTGCCAAAAACGTATCAGCTTCGTTCACGTCAAGATCTTCTTGACGCTTTGGAACTTCATGACGATGTTTTTTTGAAGCCTGTTCATGGTAGCCAAGGAAAAAATATTTTTAAAATTTCAAAAAAAGAGAAGTATATTTTAGACTATACAACGTTTACGCAGACATATGAAAAAGAATATGAATCTCTTTATGACTTATTTGAAACGCTTTATAGTCAATTAAAAAGGCAAGGATTCCTCATCCAAGAAGGAATTTCACTGCAGACATACAAACAGTGCCCTTTTGATTTCCGCATTCTCTGTCATAAAAAAGACGACTTGACGTGGAAAATCACGTCCATTGTCACACGTGTATCAAAACCCGGCAATTTCGTCTCAAATCTTGCCCGTGGAGGAGATATTCATCCTCCTCAGCAAGTGTTAACTCAGCTCTATGATTCAAAAACTACCCGCCATATCCTTTCACTTTTAAAAGAGATTGCGATTGAAATTTGCACGCAGCTTTCTCATCCGTCTGAACTTTATGCCGAATTCGGTATTGATTTAGCGATTGATCAAGAAGGAAAGCCTTGGATTATTGAAGTAAATGTCAAGCCTTCCAAACAATCTGATTCAAGCGCTTTCTCTGTCCGTCCATCAACAAAAGCACTGCTTGATTATTGTCTGCATGCAACGAATTTTCAATTTCCCAAGGAGGATTTATGA
- a CDS encoding alpha/beta-type small acid-soluble spore protein, which translates to MANYQNASNRNSSNKLVAPGAQAAIDQMKFEIASEFGVNLGPDATARANGSVGGEITKRLVQLAEQNLGGKY; encoded by the coding sequence ATGGCAAATTATCAAAACGCATCAAACAGAAATTCATCAAACAAGTTAGTAGCGCCTGGTGCTCAAGCTGCTATCGATCAAATGAAGTTCGAAATCGCTAGTGAGTTTGGTGTAAACTTAGGACCAGATGCAACAGCTCGTGCGAACGGATCTGTTGGTGGCGAAATCACAAAACGTTTAGTACAATTAGCTGAGCAAAACCTAGGCGGCAAGTACTAA
- the gpmA gene encoding 2,3-diphosphoglycerate-dependent phosphoglycerate mutase: MIKLVLIRHGQSVWNLENKFTGWTDVDLSKNGLQEAREAGKVLKKNEYTFDIAYTSVLKRSIRTLWIVLHQMDFMWIPVYKSWRLNERHYGALQGLNKEETAKKFGEEQVHLWRRSMNERPPALETTDIRYEASNPKYKELAKGQFPVTENLADTEKRVLEYWDETIAPSIKAGKKVIISAHGNTIRALMQYLDNISPDGIANLNIPTSVPLVYELDDNLKPLRHYYLGIDGEIPTHIPSS, translated from the coding sequence ATGATAAAACTTGTGTTGATTCGGCACGGACAAAGCGTGTGGAATCTTGAAAATAAATTTACAGGCTGGACGGATGTAGATCTTTCTAAAAATGGATTGCAAGAAGCGCGAGAAGCTGGAAAAGTACTAAAGAAAAACGAATATACTTTTGATATTGCCTATACTTCTGTTTTAAAACGATCCATTCGCACTCTATGGATTGTCTTACATCAAATGGACTTCATGTGGATTCCCGTGTATAAATCTTGGAGGCTGAATGAACGGCACTACGGGGCTCTTCAAGGTTTGAACAAAGAAGAAACCGCAAAAAAATTTGGAGAAGAGCAAGTGCATTTGTGGAGAAGGTCGATGAACGAACGCCCTCCTGCTTTAGAGACAACAGATATTCGCTATGAAGCTTCCAACCCTAAGTATAAGGAATTAGCTAAGGGACAATTTCCTGTAACGGAAAACTTAGCCGATACAGAAAAGCGGGTTCTAGAATACTGGGACGAAACTATTGCTCCTTCTATTAAAGCTGGCAAAAAGGTTATTATTTCCGCTCACGGTAATACGATTAGGGCTCTGATGCAGTACTTGGATAACATTTCGCCTGATGGCATTGCGAACTTGAATATTCCTACAAGCGTGCCGCTTGTTTATGAGCTTGATGATAATTTAAAGCCCCTTAGACATTATTATTTAGGCATCGATGGAGAGATTCCTACCCATATTCCTTCTTCATAA
- a CDS encoding NAD(P)-dependent oxidoreductase, which translates to MKILLLGSTGRVGQSLLKMMLKDENDVTVLVRDRNKLQVSHPNLHILQGDVLHQENINFALKHQDIVVSALNTDGAETISKSMPLIINSMKYYGVHRILTIGTAGILQSRTEPEKYRFQSNESKRKTTRAAEDHLKGYLHLKESDLNWTVICPTYLPEGEITGTYRMEKEILPADAVKISTGDTAHFTYHEIWAQKFPKCRVGIAY; encoded by the coding sequence ATGAAAATTTTACTATTAGGCTCTACAGGGCGAGTTGGACAGTCTTTATTAAAAATGATGCTAAAAGATGAAAACGACGTTACTGTACTTGTTAGAGACCGCAATAAGCTACAGGTTAGTCATCCAAACCTACATATCTTACAAGGCGATGTACTTCATCAAGAAAATATCAACTTTGCCCTCAAGCACCAAGATATCGTAGTCAGCGCGTTAAATACAGATGGTGCAGAGACGATTTCAAAAAGTATGCCGCTTATTATAAACAGCATGAAGTATTATGGCGTTCATCGTATTCTTACTATTGGAACTGCAGGCATCTTACAATCACGAACAGAACCAGAAAAGTATCGTTTTCAATCAAATGAATCAAAGCGTAAAACGACCAGAGCAGCAGAAGATCATTTAAAAGGATACTTACACTTGAAGGAAAGTGATCTAAACTGGACGGTTATATGCCCAACATACTTGCCTGAGGGTGAAATAACAGGCACGTATCGAATGGAAAAAGAAATTTTACCAGCTGATGCCGTTAAAATTTCAACGGGAGATACCGCTCATTTTACCTACCATGAGATATGGGCTCAAAAATTCCCCAAATGCCGCGTTGGAATTGCTTATTAA
- a CDS encoding YheC/YheD family protein, translated as MITIYYHKEKQQWFHHNPSASYTWGVQKIELPFTQNISSTQAFLRLKGEKVGPIVGVLTNKAVLEKLNVKQRPLLELLHHTLQEKGGLLALFAEETMSHHFFEGYCFDGAKKQWIKTTLPLPNVIYNRYPGRKSETKKLTSLHQKIKGKHIPLFNSAFFSKWKVYQLFSKEPLLSSHLPKTYRLTPEIDIAKLLQKHSSLYFKPINSSKGAGIFRLSSHKHTIIYQDHKRKEEFSSLQAIDLPRSAYLIQEAIETQPFKDRRYDLRILAHHKDSGYVISGVGIRHSPYQSITTHTLNGGSISPFQDLENEVDTSFLSSFVNTCGQVLQKSFPLVEEFSLDMAKSAQGQYYLFEVNAKPMIFDETDIQTQGAKHICNIFYKLTKFLD; from the coding sequence ATGATTACAATTTACTATCACAAAGAAAAGCAGCAGTGGTTTCATCATAACCCTTCAGCATCTTACACATGGGGAGTTCAAAAAATTGAACTTCCCTTTACTCAAAACATTTCTTCTACTCAAGCTTTTCTTCGTTTAAAAGGAGAAAAAGTCGGTCCTATTGTGGGAGTTTTAACGAACAAAGCGGTTTTGGAAAAACTGAATGTAAAACAGCGCCCTTTATTGGAACTCTTACATCATACCCTGCAAGAAAAAGGCGGGCTTCTTGCTTTATTCGCTGAAGAAACAATGTCTCATCACTTCTTTGAAGGGTATTGCTTTGACGGTGCAAAAAAGCAGTGGATCAAAACAACTTTGCCGCTGCCAAACGTTATATATAATCGTTATCCAGGAAGAAAATCAGAAACTAAGAAGCTGACATCTTTACATCAAAAAATTAAAGGCAAGCACATCCCACTTTTTAATTCCGCTTTTTTTTCAAAATGGAAAGTATATCAATTATTTTCAAAGGAGCCACTACTATCTTCTCACCTTCCTAAAACCTATCGTTTAACACCAGAAATTGATATTGCTAAGCTTCTGCAAAAGCACTCTTCCCTTTACTTTAAGCCTATTAACAGCAGTAAAGGTGCTGGAATTTTTCGATTATCTTCCCATAAGCATACGATTATTTACCAAGATCATAAACGCAAAGAAGAATTTTCTTCTTTACAAGCAATTGACCTTCCCAGGTCTGCTTATCTCATTCAAGAAGCGATTGAGACGCAACCATTCAAAGACAGGCGCTATGACTTACGTATTTTAGCGCATCACAAAGATAGCGGATATGTTATTAGCGGCGTCGGCATTCGACATAGTCCCTATCAATCCATTACAACACATACGTTAAACGGCGGCAGCATTTCACCTTTTCAAGATTTAGAAAATGAAGTAGATACTTCCTTTCTTTCGTCCTTTGTAAATACGTGCGGGCAAGTCCTTCAAAAATCCTTCCCTCTAGTTGAAGAATTTTCTCTTGATATGGCAAAGTCAGCCCAAGGGCAGTATTATTTGTTTGAAGTGAATGCAAAACCGATGATTTTTGATGAAACAGATATTCAAACGCAAGGTGCTAAACACATATGCAACATATTTTACAAATTAACAAAATTTTTAGATTAA
- a CDS encoding ABC transporter ATP-binding protein produces MAELRLEHIYKMYDKDVTAVKDFNLHIQDKEFIVFVGPSGCGKSTTLRMVAGLEEISKGDFYIDSKRVNDVAPKDRDIAMVFQNYALYPHMSVYDNMAFGLKLRKLPKDEIERRVKDAARILGLEQYLERKPKALSGGQRQRVALGRAIVRDAKVFLMDEPLSNLDAKLRVQMRSEIAKLHQRLGTTTIYVTHDQTEAMTMASRLVVMKDGIIQQVGTPKEVYEKPENVFVGGFIGSPAMNFLTGTLKDGKVQVGDSLLAVPEGKMKILREQGYLNKQIILGIRPEDFHDEPVFIESSPGTKVTIKVDVSELMGAETMLYSKLGGQDFVARVDSRTDIKPLQSLDLALDMNKAHFFDAESEQRIRAEHE; encoded by the coding sequence ATGGCTGAATTACGTTTAGAACATATTTATAAAATGTATGATAAAGATGTGACGGCGGTAAAAGATTTTAACCTTCACATCCAAGATAAAGAATTTATTGTATTTGTTGGGCCTTCAGGCTGCGGGAAATCGACAACGCTTCGTATGGTTGCAGGGCTAGAGGAAATTTCCAAAGGTGATTTTTATATTGACAGCAAGCGTGTAAATGACGTTGCTCCAAAAGATCGCGACATTGCAATGGTATTCCAAAACTACGCATTGTATCCGCATATGAGCGTATATGACAACATGGCTTTCGGCTTAAAACTTCGTAAATTACCAAAAGATGAAATCGAACGCCGCGTAAAAGATGCCGCTCGTATTTTAGGACTTGAGCAATACTTAGAGCGTAAGCCAAAAGCATTATCCGGCGGACAGCGTCAGCGTGTAGCTCTAGGTCGTGCAATCGTTCGTGATGCTAAGGTCTTCTTGATGGACGAACCTTTATCAAACTTAGACGCGAAATTACGTGTGCAAATGCGTTCTGAAATTGCGAAGCTTCACCAGCGTTTGGGTACAACGACAATTTACGTAACACATGACCAAACCGAAGCAATGACAATGGCTTCTCGTCTGGTTGTTATGAAAGATGGGATTATCCAGCAGGTTGGTACACCAAAAGAAGTATATGAAAAACCTGAAAATGTATTTGTAGGCGGGTTTATTGGTTCTCCTGCTATGAACTTCTTAACCGGAACGTTAAAAGACGGAAAGGTTCAAGTAGGCGATTCTCTTCTTGCAGTTCCGGAAGGTAAAATGAAAATACTTCGCGAGCAAGGATATTTAAACAAACAAATTATTTTAGGCATCCGTCCTGAAGATTTCCATGATGAGCCTGTATTTATTGAATCTTCACCTGGCACAAAAGTTACAATCAAAGTCGATGTATCCGAGTTAATGGGAGCTGAAACCATGCTTTATTCTAAACTTGGCGGACAAGATTTTGTAGCACGCGTAGATTCAAGAACAGATATTAAACCGCTTCAGTCTCTAGACTTAGCATTAGATATGAACAAAGCGCATTTCTTTGATGCAGAATCTGAACAGCGCATCCGTGCTGAACACGAATAA
- a CDS encoding YheC/YheD family protein gives MMISLGFLTIHPQQEVEYVTEIAKHASEFSIEIYRFTPFNIHPNTENIEGFRYDLQQKKWIEDSFLLPSFIYDRCFYRKDSLSKKARPIVNWLKQREDVTFLGHGLPNKLDVYEVIKKDSYLSSYIPPTTPIESVEQLVQLLRTNDSLMIKPANGSQGKGIVKLRQRGREIEASYQQNDIVNTILFSSFQEFKNWFTKTTRDVLYIAQPHISFFPYERTPFDIRLLLQKGNDGAWKEIGRGIRQGERDSIVTNVSSGASIVPFENLLPRIPRVHRQYVRDEINTICKTIPSVLENHFPSLFELGIDLCISRDFSIWILDLNSKPGRKIVMETAPEQKEVMYKNVLSYCVYLANTLSYRKE, from the coding sequence ATGATGATTTCATTAGGCTTTTTAACGATTCACCCGCAGCAAGAAGTGGAGTACGTGACCGAAATTGCTAAACATGCTTCTGAGTTTTCGATTGAAATATACCGTTTTACTCCTTTTAACATTCATCCTAACACCGAAAATATTGAAGGCTTCCGCTACGATTTACAACAAAAGAAATGGATAGAAGATTCCTTCTTACTTCCTTCGTTTATTTACGATCGCTGCTTTTATCGAAAAGACTCTCTGTCTAAAAAGGCTCGCCCTATTGTAAACTGGCTTAAACAGCGGGAAGATGTTACATTTTTAGGCCATGGATTACCCAATAAGCTAGATGTCTATGAAGTAATTAAAAAAGATAGCTATTTATCTTCATATATTCCTCCTACCACTCCAATCGAAAGTGTAGAGCAACTTGTTCAGCTGCTTCGAACAAACGATAGCCTAATGATTAAACCTGCCAACGGCTCACAAGGTAAAGGGATTGTGAAATTAAGACAGCGTGGACGTGAAATTGAAGCTTCTTATCAACAAAATGACATTGTAAACACCATTCTATTTTCCTCTTTTCAAGAGTTTAAGAACTGGTTTACGAAAACCACCCGTGATGTACTGTATATTGCTCAACCCCATATTTCATTTTTCCCTTATGAACGCACTCCTTTTGATATAAGACTGCTATTACAAAAAGGAAACGATGGTGCTTGGAAAGAAATTGGAAGAGGCATTAGACAAGGTGAACGGGACTCTATCGTAACAAATGTAAGTTCAGGAGCATCTATTGTACCTTTTGAGAACTTGCTGCCTCGCATTCCTCGCGTTCATCGTCAATATGTAAGGGATGAAATCAACACCATTTGTAAAACGATTCCGTCCGTGCTCGAAAATCACTTTCCTTCTCTTTTTGAATTAGGTATTGATTTATGTATCTCGAGAGACTTCAGCATCTGGATTCTAGATTTAAATTCGAAACCGGGAAGAAAAATAGTAATGGAAACAGCACCTGAACAAAAAGAAGTCATGTATAAAAATGTCCTGTCTTACTGCGTCTATTTAGCTAACACACTATCGTATCGTAAGGAGTAA
- a CDS encoding YlbF family regulator, giving the protein MSVNLHDVANDLEKAIRQSEDYTNLKNLYAAVNADQGSKQLFERFRTMQIELQQKQMMGQEITEEEVQQAQQTVAIVQQDQNIAKLMEAEQRMSMVIGELNKIIMKPLEELYGAAE; this is encoded by the coding sequence GTGTCTGTAAACTTACATGATGTAGCAAATGATTTAGAAAAAGCAATTCGTCAAAGCGAAGATTACACAAACTTAAAAAACTTATATGCAGCAGTAAACGCTGATCAAGGTTCAAAACAATTATTTGAGCGTTTCCGTACAATGCAAATAGAGTTGCAACAAAAGCAAATGATGGGCCAAGAAATCACTGAAGAAGAAGTTCAGCAAGCTCAACAAACAGTTGCAATCGTTCAACAAGATCAAAATATTGCGAAGCTAATGGAAGCTGAGCAACGTATGAGCATGGTAATTGGTGAATTAAACAAAATTATCATGAAGCCACTTGAAGAACTTTACGGTGCGGCTGAATAA
- a CDS encoding YheC/YheD family protein gives MKKTLTRLVVVEQLGCDLSVPASLYKDSLKQAAFGTMTAPCLIQSSEREEIQISAELMTKLQIPFAHMMHPIIVNETIHLGPLIGVLSAGFTGSLLRPIGKRSLHLAKLLSTASITGGLPFIFGTHHINWETGTINGYFYEESGWTQHEIPLPNVVYNRLPNRKTEGLAPFKFIKEKMMTDYGIPFFNPDFFNKWEIHELLKLNEQTAYLLPYTVESPSCEQIKKLLLLHQTVYLKPKNGSLGRGIYTLSFKSSMYTLTYKGEKGLHVQEKETLEDLLSEFEYLLTNPSYIAQQGISLIKKEKRCVDFRVHTNKDGNNQWVLTALAAKVAGPNSITTHLDYGGEIEATAKIFTNPSYKKEIENKLKDAAISISHVLEQELNGLIGELGFDFGVDYQGNVWLFEANSKPGRSIFSHPALRKADQQTRKLSLEYAIYLSGYYLNTPEGISI, from the coding sequence ATGAAAAAAACTCTTACTCGCCTTGTTGTAGTAGAGCAGCTAGGCTGTGATCTTTCTGTTCCTGCATCTCTTTACAAAGACTCCTTGAAACAAGCAGCTTTTGGAACCATGACAGCTCCATGCCTTATACAATCTTCAGAACGTGAAGAAATTCAGATTTCAGCTGAGCTAATGACAAAACTTCAAATTCCTTTCGCCCATATGATGCATCCTATTATTGTGAATGAGACCATTCACTTAGGACCTTTAATCGGTGTGTTATCCGCTGGTTTTACTGGTTCTCTGCTGCGGCCAATTGGAAAGCGTTCCCTTCACTTAGCTAAACTTCTTTCTACTGCAAGTATAACAGGGGGCCTGCCTTTTATTTTTGGAACTCATCATATCAACTGGGAAACCGGGACCATAAACGGCTATTTTTATGAAGAAAGCGGCTGGACACAACATGAAATCCCGCTTCCTAACGTTGTATATAATCGTTTGCCAAATCGAAAAACAGAAGGGTTAGCTCCTTTTAAGTTCATTAAAGAAAAGATGATGACTGATTACGGCATTCCATTTTTTAATCCTGATTTTTTCAACAAGTGGGAAATTCATGAGCTTTTAAAACTGAACGAGCAGACAGCCTATTTGTTACCTTACACGGTTGAAAGTCCTTCGTGTGAGCAAATAAAAAAACTTCTGCTTCTTCATCAAACCGTTTATTTAAAACCGAAAAACGGAAGCTTAGGCCGGGGCATTTATACCCTATCTTTTAAGAGTTCCATGTACACGCTGACTTACAAAGGAGAAAAAGGTCTTCATGTTCAAGAAAAAGAAACCTTAGAGGATCTATTATCAGAATTTGAATATTTACTTACTAATCCTTCCTACATTGCTCAGCAAGGTATTTCATTAATCAAAAAAGAAAAGCGCTGTGTAGACTTTCGCGTGCATACGAATAAAGACGGGAATAACCAATGGGTGCTTACTGCTCTGGCTGCTAAAGTAGCCGGTCCCAACAGCATCACTACGCATCTTGATTACGGCGGAGAAATTGAAGCTACAGCTAAAATATTCACCAACCCTTCTTACAAAAAAGAAATTGAAAATAAGCTAAAAGATGCCGCTATCTCAATTAGTCATGTGCTTGAACAGGAGTTGAACGGATTAATTGGAGAGCTTGGATTCGATTTTGGAGTGGATTATCAAGGAAACGTATGGCTGTTTGAAGCTAACTCCAAGCCCGGTCGCTCTATTTTTTCACACCCTGCCTTACGAAAAGCGGATCAACAAACTAGAAAACTTTCTCTAGAATATGCGATTTACTTATCTGGATACTATCTAAATACACCTGAAGGCATCAGCATATGA
- a CDS encoding YheE family protein, producing the protein MVSHFQVKPLYQNNRMPGWHISFYMNRVYYEADYLKDGQIVWKTAPSNQIDETQLIDYIHELMLFHVYE; encoded by the coding sequence ATGGTTTCACACTTTCAGGTTAAACCGCTGTATCAAAATAATCGAATGCCGGGCTGGCATATCTCGTTTTATATGAATCGGGTTTATTATGAGGCTGATTATTTAAAAGATGGACAAATTGTATGGAAAACTGCGCCTTCTAATCAAATAGATGAAACACAATTAATTGATTATATTCATGAGCTTATGCTTTTTCACGTTTATGAATAG
- a CDS encoding PucR family transcriptional regulator has translation MKQLHTLFGDKMIKAKIPSQFERYKWFSCDEGFIGIEHTALSQKEQALLSAFLTPYDEKISLLTPEQLYWSDLLFEAPEKVIHSHHKHHSFRFTQFLIKRLFEQKIEFENALHALYSTSITVLWIDKQSGIVIETFNDPNDLTENLSDSIEVLCHDFETSIQFFEGQIHFFPSSPRLIFEREKKWFYQIKHTVEQNHVIHFTDVLPHLVLQESSEAIQNHMIHLLDLVKDDGDLLETIKVYLECNLNVSLAAKKLYMHRNSLQYRIEKFIDRTHLDIKHFTGAVSAYLAILALKNSQDGK, from the coding sequence ATGAAACAGTTGCACACACTATTTGGGGATAAAATGATTAAGGCTAAAATCCCTTCTCAATTTGAACGTTACAAATGGTTTTCATGTGATGAAGGCTTCATTGGAATTGAACACACCGCTTTATCTCAAAAAGAGCAGGCATTACTTTCTGCTTTTTTAACCCCTTATGATGAGAAAATTTCTTTACTGACGCCAGAGCAATTGTATTGGTCAGACCTGTTATTTGAAGCACCTGAAAAAGTCATTCATTCTCATCATAAGCACCATTCTTTTCGCTTCACCCAGTTTTTAATTAAACGTTTGTTTGAACAAAAAATAGAGTTTGAAAATGCGCTTCACGCCTTGTATTCTACCTCGATTACTGTGTTGTGGATTGATAAACAATCAGGTATCGTCATCGAAACCTTTAATGATCCTAATGACTTAACTGAAAATTTATCAGATTCTATCGAGGTGCTATGTCATGATTTTGAAACTTCAATTCAGTTCTTTGAAGGACAAATTCACTTTTTTCCGTCTTCACCGCGATTAATTTTTGAGCGTGAAAAGAAATGGTTTTATCAAATTAAGCATACAGTCGAACAAAACCATGTTATCCATTTTACCGACGTTTTACCCCATTTGGTTCTGCAAGAGTCTTCAGAGGCAATCCAAAATCATATGATACATTTACTTGACTTAGTAAAAGATGATGGAGATCTTTTAGAAACGATTAAAGTTTATTTAGAATGTAATTTAAACGTATCTCTTGCTGCTAAGAAATTGTACATGCATCGCAACAGCTTGCAGTATAGAATTGAGAAATTTATTGATCGCACACACCTTGATATCAAACACTTTACAGGAGCTGTGTCTGCTTACTTAGCCATTCTTGCTTTAAAAAATTCGCAAGATGGAAAATAA